The DNA sequence GCAAATGGTGTAATTTGTAATATAGTTTCTGCTTCGTTTGCGATGTCATACCAATTAAAAGTATGAGCAGTACCTGCCCTAAACCCTACGATGTCATGCCATCCCATTGTATAGTCGTGTGTGATGCCTGCCCGCACTAATTGCTGATAGGTTTGCGGCAATTGCATCCGCAAAAAATGTTGACGTGAACTTGTAACAGGTTTGCCAAGTATGGTTTCCAATCTTTGCTTTTCGGTTTTTATTTTGTCAATATTATTAAATGAATCATAAGAAGGATGTATTCCTATTTCTGCATATTTAGAACATTGTATAATAGTTTCTTTTTGTTCTGGATGTTCAAAAGGTAAATTGGTATCATAGTTTAATTTGTCCCCTAAAAGCCAAAAAATATTTAAATGGATTTGTTTATTTTTATAATAATCTATTGTAGTTGAAAGATTGTCGTGTGGGTCTTTCTCCTTTCCCAACAATACTTTCAAACGTTTAGCTATATTTTTAAATTTGCCCGATAATATATCTTTGACCATACCACCTGCAGATTTAATAAATCCTTTTTCTTTGTATAAATATAGTCGGTCAATATCAATGGTAGCTATGGTATGATATTTAATTTCGGGTATCTGAACCGTAGAAAAAAGTCCTTTCAGCTTTTCCCAAATCATCTGCCGCCATATATCCACCAATGGTTTGGTATGTATATTATATTTGTAAGCA is a window from the Bacteroidota bacterium genome containing:
- a CDS encoding polysaccharide deacetylase family protein, with amino-acid sequence MKETILIYSPQTSNRLAYTATILFGQENYKITESETEFENYDGSKINYSIQQLENAVQILPDGLLNEAGIQNIHASFIISDDRYQLFFQKQRNFFNDNIIGFDVFSAVFYIISRYEEYNIYTPDLHGRFCGKSSIAYKYNIHTKPLVDIWRQMIWEKLKGLFSTVQIPEIKYHTIATIDIDRLYLYKEKGFIKSAGGMVKDILSGKFKNIAKRLKVLLGKEKDPHDNLSTTIDYYKNKQIHLNIFWLLGDKLNYDTNLPFEHPEQKETIIQCSKYAEIGIHPSYDSFNNIDKIKTEKQRLETILGKPVTSSRQHFLRMQLPQTYQQLVRAGITHDYTMGWHDIVGFRAGTAHTFNWYDIANEAETILQITPFAAMDVTLKNYMKLTPEQASIIITDLQDEVKKYGGTFVTIAHNESLSGWGEWDGWELSVCPDNYRDYRRRQG